A section of the Nitrospirota bacterium genome encodes:
- a CDS encoding aconitate hydratase, which produces MGKNIAEKIFEAHRVYGELKPDTPVGLKVDQVYTQDATGTMTWLQFEAIGIDRVKVPLAVSYVDHNMLQQNFMNPDDHVFLQTAAARFGAYFSRPGNGICHQVHLEQFAAPGKIALGTDSHTPTGGGMGMIAIGVGGLDAATVMGGAPFELTMPKVVRINLTGKLRRPWVTAMDVILEILRRLTVKGGVGKIFEYGGRGARDLSVPERATITNMGAELGATTSIFPSDKKTKAYLAAVGREADWIEMKADRGAGYAESIDVDLSQIEPMIAQPHSPDNVVSVKSLTGTKVDQVCIGSCTNSSYQALKTVASVLRGNTVARDVNLLINPGSKQVYEMIAKEGLIADMVAAGARMLEASCGPCIGMGGAPGSGQVSVRSYNRNFKGRSGTKDASVYLASPVSCAVFALQGMIRDPRESGLHISPFREPKKYLISRNFIIPPVTDTADIAIIKGPNIREISIKAPLQDAIDAEVLIKLGDNITTDDIMPAGSAVLPYRSNIPAISEFVFSNIDSTFSTRAKEAKVSGGGIIVGGDNYGQGSSREHAAIAPMFLGVHAVITKSFARIHRSNLINFGILPLLFRDAGDYEKVAQGDRLLIRDVMNGITGTQLYIVHNQSRNFVFEVFSQLNAREQEIIISGGLLPNTKKRLE; this is translated from the coding sequence TTGGGAAAAAACATTGCAGAAAAGATATTCGAAGCCCACAGGGTATACGGCGAACTGAAACCCGACACCCCTGTGGGACTGAAAGTTGATCAGGTCTATACACAGGATGCCACCGGCACCATGACCTGGCTGCAGTTCGAGGCGATAGGGATCGATCGGGTGAAGGTCCCACTCGCGGTCTCGTATGTCGATCACAACATGCTGCAGCAGAATTTTATGAATCCTGACGATCACGTGTTTCTTCAGACTGCCGCAGCAAGGTTCGGCGCCTATTTTTCACGGCCCGGCAACGGCATCTGCCATCAGGTGCATCTCGAACAGTTCGCCGCACCGGGGAAAATCGCGCTCGGCACAGACAGCCATACACCGACAGGCGGCGGCATGGGGATGATCGCAATCGGTGTCGGCGGACTCGATGCAGCGACAGTAATGGGCGGGGCTCCGTTCGAGCTGACCATGCCGAAGGTGGTCAGGATCAACCTGACAGGAAAACTCCGGCGCCCGTGGGTGACCGCAATGGACGTTATCCTGGAAATTCTGCGAAGGCTGACGGTAAAGGGCGGCGTCGGGAAAATATTTGAGTACGGGGGCCGCGGGGCAAGGGATCTCTCTGTTCCCGAAAGAGCTACCATCACCAATATGGGCGCGGAACTCGGCGCGACAACGTCGATATTCCCGAGCGATAAAAAAACAAAGGCGTATCTTGCCGCAGTAGGGAGAGAAGCCGACTGGATCGAGATGAAGGCTGACAGGGGTGCCGGATATGCCGAGAGTATCGACGTAGACCTCAGCCAGATTGAACCGATGATCGCGCAGCCTCACAGCCCGGACAATGTGGTCTCAGTAAAAAGCCTCACCGGGACAAAGGTCGACCAGGTCTGCATCGGAAGCTGCACCAATTCCTCGTATCAGGCCCTCAAGACCGTTGCATCAGTCCTGCGGGGCAACACTGTTGCAAGGGATGTGAATCTCCTGATCAATCCGGGATCAAAACAGGTATATGAGATGATCGCAAAAGAGGGACTTATTGCCGACATGGTGGCAGCAGGGGCAAGAATGCTCGAGGCTTCCTGCGGACCCTGCATCGGCATGGGGGGAGCGCCGGGCAGCGGCCAGGTCTCGGTCCGTTCATATAACAGGAACTTCAAGGGCAGAAGCGGCACCAAAGACGCATCTGTGTATCTTGCAAGCCCGGTATCGTGCGCCGTGTTTGCGTTACAGGGGATGATTCGCGATCCCCGTGAATCAGGACTGCATATCAGCCCTTTCAGAGAGCCGAAAAAGTATCTGATCAGCAGGAATTTCATCATCCCTCCGGTGACTGATACGGCGGACATTGCAATCATTAAGGGACCCAATATCAGGGAGATATCCATTAAGGCACCTCTTCAGGATGCCATAGACGCAGAAGTGCTCATCAAGCTCGGAGACAACATCACCACAGATGATATCATGCCTGCGGGATCTGCGGTGCTTCCGTACCGTTCCAACATACCGGCGATTTCTGAGTTCGTGTTCAGCAATATTGACAGCACCTTCAGCACCCGTGCAAAAGAAGCAAAGGTCTCAGGCGGAGGGATTATTGTCGGGGGAGACAACTACGGCCAGGGCTCGTCCCGTGAGCATGCAGCCATTGCTCCGATGTTCCTCGGCGTGCATGCGGTAATCACGAAATCGTTTGCCAGGATACACCGGTCGAATCTGATCAATTTCGGGATACTGCCCCTTCTCTTCAGAGATGCCGGGGATTATGAAAAAGTTGCACAGGGTGACAGGCTGCTGATCAGGGACGTCA